A part of Desulfotomaculum nigrificans DSM 574 genomic DNA contains:
- the eno gene encoding phosphopyruvate hydratase, whose amino-acid sequence MTIISDVFAREILDSRGNPTLEAEVWLEDGTVGRAAVPSGASTGAYEAVELRDGDKGRYLGKGVIKAVDNVNKLIGPELIGMDVTDQIGIDRLMIELDGTPNKGKLGANAILGVSLAVAKAAANYCGLPLYQYIGGINAKELPVPMMNILNGGAHADNNVDIQEFMILPAGAHSFSEGLRMGAEIFHNLKAVLKGRGLNTAVGDEGGFAPNLKSNEEALAVIIEAIEKAGYKPGQDVFLGLDVAATELYKDGKYILEGEGVTYTSDEMIDFYQRLVDKYPVITIEDGLSEDDWEGWAKLTRALGKKIQLVGDDLFVTNTERLAKGIKSGVANSILIKVNQIGTLTETLDAIEMAKRAGYTAVVSHRSGETDDTTIADLAVAANAGQIKTGAPSRTDRVAKYNQLLRIEEELGELARYRGREVFYNIR is encoded by the coding sequence ATGACCATCATCAGCGACGTCTTTGCCCGGGAAATACTGGACTCCCGGGGCAACCCCACATTAGAAGCCGAAGTATGGCTGGAAGACGGCACCGTAGGCAGAGCAGCCGTCCCCTCCGGCGCCTCCACCGGTGCCTACGAAGCCGTGGAACTGCGGGACGGCGACAAGGGACGCTACCTGGGTAAAGGAGTCATCAAAGCCGTTGACAACGTCAACAAACTCATCGGCCCCGAACTCATCGGCATGGATGTCACCGACCAAATCGGCATCGACCGACTCATGATCGAACTGGATGGCACCCCCAACAAAGGCAAACTGGGCGCCAACGCCATCCTGGGCGTATCCCTGGCAGTGGCCAAAGCAGCGGCCAACTACTGCGGCCTGCCCCTCTATCAATACATTGGCGGCATCAACGCCAAAGAACTGCCGGTACCCATGATGAACATTCTCAACGGCGGCGCCCATGCCGACAACAACGTAGACATCCAGGAATTCATGATCCTGCCAGCGGGAGCCCACAGCTTCTCCGAAGGCCTGCGCATGGGAGCGGAAATTTTCCATAACCTGAAGGCAGTGCTTAAAGGCCGGGGACTCAACACCGCCGTAGGGGATGAAGGCGGTTTTGCCCCCAACCTCAAGAGCAACGAAGAAGCTCTGGCCGTCATCATTGAAGCCATCGAAAAAGCCGGCTATAAACCCGGGCAAGACGTCTTCCTGGGCCTGGACGTAGCCGCCACCGAACTGTACAAAGACGGCAAATACATCCTGGAGGGTGAGGGAGTCACCTATACCTCCGATGAAATGATAGACTTCTACCAGAGACTGGTGGACAAATACCCTGTCATCACCATCGAAGATGGGCTGTCCGAAGATGACTGGGAAGGCTGGGCCAAACTGACCCGGGCCCTGGGCAAAAAAATCCAACTGGTGGGAGACGACCTGTTCGTCACCAACACCGAACGACTGGCCAAAGGTATCAAGAGTGGGGTGGCCAACTCCATCCTCATCAAAGTGAACCAGATCGGCACCCTCACCGAAACCCTGGACGCCATTGAAATGGCTAAGCGGGCTGGTTACACCGCCGTGGTTTCCCACCGTTCCGGCGAAACCGACGACACCACCATTGCCGACCTGGCTGTGGCCGCCAATGCCGGGCAGATCAAGACCGGCGCTCCTTCCCGGACCGACCGAGTGGCCAAGTACAACCAGCTGCTGCGTATTGAAGAGGAGCTTGGCGAACTGGCCAGGTATCGCGGCAGAGAAGTTTTTTATAACATAAGATAA
- a CDS encoding FAD/NAD(P)-binding protein: MRNPYLPLPMKLVKNFTETSDKLIHTFTLEFLNEQDAENFKYEPGQFAEVMVYGKGEAPFGIASSPTEKGILKFSVAKVGVVSTALHMLEEGSIVGVRGPLGNSYPLEQLKGKSLTIIGGGFAFTTLRSTIQYILDPANRGDYGDLTVIYGARNPGLLLYKDELAAWDARSDINLVTTIDRAVEGWNGRVGFIPAVTKEVAPKTDYAIICGPPVMIKFTLPVLEECGFTPDRIIMSLENRMKCGIGMCGRCNVGSKYVCKDGPVFTKEQLDKLPNEY, encoded by the coding sequence ATGAGAAACCCTTATCTACCGCTGCCGATGAAACTGGTGAAAAACTTCACCGAGACATCAGACAAACTAATTCACACCTTCACATTAGAATTCCTAAACGAACAAGATGCCGAGAACTTCAAATATGAGCCCGGCCAATTTGCTGAAGTAATGGTCTACGGCAAAGGCGAAGCCCCCTTTGGTATTGCCTCATCCCCCACGGAAAAAGGTATTCTGAAATTCTCAGTAGCCAAAGTAGGGGTAGTATCCACTGCCCTGCACATGCTGGAAGAAGGCTCAATAGTAGGGGTGCGGGGCCCGCTGGGTAACAGCTACCCCCTGGAACAACTGAAAGGCAAGAGTCTCACCATCATCGGCGGAGGCTTTGCCTTCACCACCCTGCGCTCCACCATCCAGTACATCCTGGATCCGGCCAACCGAGGGGACTATGGAGACCTAACCGTTATCTACGGGGCCCGTAATCCCGGCCTGTTACTATACAAAGACGAACTGGCGGCCTGGGATGCCAGAAGCGACATCAACCTGGTAACCACCATTGACCGGGCGGTGGAAGGTTGGAACGGACGGGTAGGCTTTATCCCGGCAGTAACCAAAGAAGTGGCACCAAAGACCGACTATGCCATCATCTGCGGACCGCCGGTAATGATTAAATTTACCCTGCCGGTACTGGAAGAATGCGGCTTCACCCCTGACCGGATCATCATGAGCTTAGAGAACAGAATGAAGTGTGGCATTGGCATGTGCGGTCGCTGCAACGTAGGCAGCAAATATGTCTGCAAGGACGGCCCGGTGTTCACCAAGGAGCAGCTGGATAAACTGCCCAATGAGTATTAA
- a CDS encoding 4Fe-4S binding protein, producing MTTKPEKVGAVLVVGSGIAGIQASLDLAESGYYVYLVEKEPAIGGTMPMLDKTFPTNDCSMCILSPKLVDCGRHLNIKTMTNSELVGLAGEPGHFKATIRTKARYVDPAKCTGCGSCAEACPVKVDDEFNQGLGKRKAIYKLYAQAFPNAYAIDNSKCLKFKNLNNDKLCGKCIKACQAGAINHHMQDEEIEIEVGSVLLVPGFEIFDPSELALYKYGQLKNVVTSLEFERILSASGPFGGHLVRPSDHKEPQKIAWIQCVGSRNCRIGHGYCSSVCCMYAIKQSVIAKEHAAYDLNANIFYMDMRTYGKDFEKYYERAQKQYGVNFVRSRVYGLDPGEEDNVKIRYALEDGTVVTEEYDMVVLSVGLE from the coding sequence ATGACAACAAAGCCTGAAAAAGTAGGAGCCGTATTAGTGGTAGGTTCCGGTATAGCAGGAATCCAGGCATCATTGGATTTAGCAGAATCGGGCTACTATGTATACCTGGTAGAAAAAGAGCCGGCCATTGGCGGGACCATGCCGATGCTGGACAAAACCTTCCCCACCAACGACTGCTCCATGTGCATCCTGTCTCCCAAGCTGGTGGACTGCGGGAGACACCTGAACATTAAGACCATGACCAACTCCGAACTAGTGGGACTTGCGGGAGAACCCGGCCACTTCAAGGCCACCATCAGAACCAAAGCCCGTTACGTTGACCCGGCCAAATGCACCGGCTGCGGCAGCTGTGCGGAAGCCTGCCCGGTAAAAGTAGACGATGAATTCAACCAGGGGCTGGGCAAACGGAAAGCCATCTACAAACTATATGCCCAGGCCTTCCCCAACGCCTATGCCATAGACAACAGCAAATGCCTGAAATTCAAGAACCTGAATAACGACAAACTGTGCGGTAAATGTATTAAAGCCTGCCAGGCCGGCGCCATCAACCACCACATGCAAGACGAAGAAATTGAAATTGAAGTAGGATCCGTACTGCTGGTACCTGGTTTTGAAATCTTTGACCCCAGCGAACTGGCCCTATACAAATACGGGCAGCTGAAAAACGTAGTTACCTCCCTGGAATTTGAACGGATCCTAAGCGCCTCTGGCCCCTTTGGCGGGCATCTGGTGCGGCCCAGTGACCATAAAGAACCGCAAAAAATAGCCTGGATCCAATGTGTAGGCTCCCGTAACTGCCGCATCGGCCATGGCTACTGCTCCTCCGTATGCTGCATGTACGCCATCAAACAATCAGTGATAGCCAAAGAACACGCAGCCTATGACCTAAATGCCAACATCTTCTACATGGACATGCGGACCTACGGCAAAGACTTTGAAAAATACTACGAGCGGGCCCAAAAACAATACGGCGTTAACTTTGTAAGAAGCCGTGTCTATGGACTGGACCCGGGCGAAGAAGACAACGTAAAAATCCGCTACGCCCTGGAAGACGGCACGGTAGTGACCGAAGAATACGACATGGTAGTACTGTCAGTGGGACTGGAG
- a CDS encoding FAD-dependent oxidoreductase, with protein sequence MSTTNKVGAVLVVGSGIAGIQASLDLAESGYYVYLVEKEPAIGGTMPMLDKTFPTNDCSMCILSPKLVDCGRHLNIKTMTNSELVGLAGEPGHFKATIRTKARYVDPAKCTGCGSCAEACPVKVDDEFNQGLGKRKAIYKLYAQAFPNAYAIDNSKCLKFKNLNNDKLCGKCIKACQAGAINHHMQDEEIEIEVGSVLLVPGFEIFDPSELALYKYGQLKNVVTSLEFERILSASGPFGGHLVRPSDHKEPQKIAWIQCVGSRNCRIGHGYCSSVCCMYAIKQSVIAKEHAAYDLNANIFYMDMRTYGKDFEKYYERAQKQYGVNFVRSRVYGLDPGEEDNVKIRYALEDGTVVTEEYDMVVLSVGLEPNRKAVELAKQLGVELNQYNFADVTKLTGVASSKPGIYVAGAFSGPRDIPETVMQASAAAGEVQKLLAEAKGTLTKTKEYPAPKDVTGEIVRTGVFVCHCGINIGSVVDVPAVAEYAKTLPGVVYATDKLYACSQDSSAQIKEAIEQYGLNRIVVASCSPRTHEPMFQETLKEAGLNPHLFEMANIRDHCSWVHQNEPEKATEKAKDLVRMAVKKAALLEPVQPVTLPMNHDALVIGGGVSGMTAALNLADQGYQVYLVEKAKELGGIAKRIRYGMGGEDVPAFLNQLINQIQNHTNIKVYTGVEIADVQGFMGNYQTKLTNGEEIKHGVAIIATGAAEYQPQEYLYGQNPRVRTLLEVEGLLAEGRLKNSNNFVFIQCVGSRDEERPYCSRICCTKSIKLALKIKEQKPGANIFILYRDIRTYGYFEDLYTEARRKGIIFVRYSTDAKPVVELTSTGTKVTFTDHVLNRPVEIYADIIGLASAIVPNDNTTLSKLFKVPLNAEGFFLEAHLKLRPVDFGTDGVFMCGLAHGPKNLEENIAQGKAAAGRAATALAKENIQTDGKAAFVNKRKCMACGVCVEVCPAKAASLVTDERGNTAAEVNPALCKGCGACSSSCRCGAINVKGCSNEQIMAMVRALA encoded by the coding sequence ATGAGTACAACTAATAAAGTAGGAGCCGTATTAGTGGTAGGTTCCGGTATAGCAGGAATCCAGGCATCATTGGATTTAGCAGAATCGGGCTACTATGTATACCTGGTAGAAAAAGAGCCGGCCATTGGCGGGACCATGCCGATGCTGGACAAAACCTTCCCCACCAACGACTGCTCCATGTGCATCCTGTCTCCCAAGCTGGTGGACTGCGGGAGACACCTGAACATTAAGACCATGACCAACTCCGAACTAGTGGGACTTGCGGGAGAACCCGGCCACTTCAAGGCCACTATCAGAACCAAAGCCCGTTACGTTGACCCGGCCAAATGCACCGGCTGCGGCAGCTGTGCGGAAGCCTGCCCGGTAAAAGTAGACGATGAATTCAACCAGGGGCTGGGCAAACGGAAAGCCATCTACAAACTATATGCCCAGGCCTTCCCCAACGCCTATGCCATAGACAACAGCAAATGCCTGAAATTCAAGAACCTGAATAACGACAAACTGTGCGGTAAATGCATTAAAGCCTGCCAGGCCGGCGCCATCAACCACCACATGCAAGACGAAGAAATTGAAATTGAAGTAGGATCCGTACTGCTGGTACCTGGTTTTGAAATCTTTGACCCCAGCGAATTGGCCCTATACAAATACGGGCAGCTGAAAAACGTAGTTACCTCCCTGGAATTTGAACGGATCCTAAGCGCCTCTGGCCCCTTTGGCGGGCATCTGGTGCGACCCAGTGACCATAAAGAACCGCAAAAAATAGCCTGGATCCAATGTGTAGGCTCCCGCAACTGCCGCATCGGCCATGGCTACTGCTCCTCCGTATGCTGCATGTACGCCATCAAACAATCAGTGATAGCCAAAGAACACGCAGCCTATGACCTAAATGCCAACATCTTCTACATGGACATGCGGACCTACGGCAAAGACTTTGAAAAATACTACGAGCGGGCCCAAAAACAATACGGCGTTAACTTTGTAAGAAGCCGTGTCTATGGACTGGACCCGGGCGAAGAAGACAACGTAAAAATCCGCTACGCCCTGGAAGACGGCACGGTAGTGACCGAAGAATACGACATGGTAGTACTGTCAGTGGGACTGGAGCCTAACCGCAAAGCCGTAGAACTGGCCAAACAACTGGGCGTAGAACTAAACCAATACAACTTTGCCGACGTAACAAAACTAACCGGGGTAGCCAGCAGCAAACCTGGTATCTACGTAGCCGGTGCCTTCAGCGGTCCGCGGGACATTCCGGAAACCGTCATGCAAGCCAGCGCCGCCGCCGGAGAAGTACAAAAACTACTGGCGGAAGCCAAAGGGACCCTGACCAAAACCAAAGAATACCCGGCCCCCAAAGACGTGACCGGAGAAATCGTACGCACCGGCGTATTCGTCTGTCACTGCGGCATCAACATCGGCAGCGTAGTAGACGTACCGGCGGTGGCCGAATATGCCAAAACCCTGCCGGGCGTAGTATACGCCACCGACAAACTATATGCCTGCTCCCAGGACTCCAGCGCCCAAATTAAAGAAGCCATCGAACAATACGGCCTCAACCGGATCGTAGTGGCCTCCTGCAGCCCGCGGACCCACGAGCCCATGTTCCAAGAGACCCTAAAAGAAGCCGGGTTAAACCCGCACCTATTTGAAATGGCCAACATTCGGGACCACTGCTCCTGGGTACACCAAAACGAACCGGAAAAAGCCACCGAAAAAGCCAAAGACCTGGTAAGAATGGCGGTTAAAAAAGCCGCCCTGTTAGAACCGGTACAACCGGTAACCCTGCCCATGAACCACGATGCACTGGTGATCGGCGGCGGCGTATCCGGCATGACCGCGGCACTCAACCTGGCGGATCAGGGCTACCAAGTATACCTGGTAGAAAAAGCCAAGGAACTGGGCGGTATCGCCAAACGCATCCGTTACGGCATGGGCGGCGAAGACGTACCGGCTTTCCTGAACCAGTTAATCAACCAAATACAAAACCATACCAACATCAAAGTCTACACCGGCGTAGAAATAGCGGATGTACAAGGCTTCATGGGTAACTACCAAACCAAACTCACAAATGGTGAAGAAATCAAACACGGCGTAGCCATCATCGCCACCGGGGCGGCAGAATACCAGCCGCAAGAATACCTGTACGGCCAAAACCCCCGGGTACGGACCCTCTTAGAAGTAGAAGGGCTGCTGGCAGAAGGGAGACTTAAAAACTCCAACAACTTCGTATTCATCCAATGCGTAGGCAGCCGTGACGAAGAAAGACCGTACTGCAGCCGGATATGCTGCACCAAATCAATCAAACTGGCCCTAAAAATAAAAGAACAAAAACCCGGTGCCAACATCTTCATCCTGTACCGTGACATCCGGACCTACGGCTACTTTGAAGATTTATACACCGAAGCAAGACGAAAAGGCATCATCTTCGTAAGATACAGCACCGATGCCAAACCGGTAGTAGAACTAACCAGCACCGGCACCAAAGTAACCTTCACCGACCATGTACTAAACCGGCCGGTAGAAATATATGCGGACATCATCGGCTTGGCCAGCGCCATCGTGCCAAACGACAACACCACGCTGTCCAAACTATTCAAAGTACCGTTAAACGCCGAAGGCTTCTTCCTGGAAGCCCACCTGAAACTGCGTCCGGTAGACTTCGGAACCGACGGCGTATTCATGTGCGGCTTAGCCCACGGGCCCAAAAACCTGGAAGAAAACATCGCCCAGGGTAAAGCAGCCGCCGGCAGAGCCGCCACCGCCCTGGCCAAAGAAAACATCCAAACAGACGGTAAAGCAGCCTTCGTCAATAAACGGAAATGCATGGCCTGCGGCGTGTGCGTAGAAGTATGCCCGGCCAAAGCAGCCAGCCTGGTAACGGACGAAAGAGGCAACACCGCGGCCGAAGTAAACCCGGCCCTGTGCAAAGGATGCGGCGCCTGCTCATCCTCCTGCCGCTGCGGAGCCATCAACGTCAAAGGCTGCAGCAACGAACAAATCATGGCCATGGTGAGAGCGCTGGCCTAG
- a CDS encoding (Fe-S)-binding protein has product MSENVNTEAAAAASQEVIDFSKMDPKFRDEVMEKLQNIDWTQCLACGMCTAGCPYSDIHGNNDPRKFLRKLVLGLREEALKDPFIWNCTVCERCTVECPMGVNFGIITRGMRGQFGIPTPGFMDKVVNEHIASGNQMDVPQDEYFETLEWVEEELREELGDPNYKINVGKKGAEFIFGLNAREIKYYSHELQEILKVFYYAKADYTLGEHRWDCTNLALFSGKNDDFCEIQRPFFEEAVRLGVKKIVVTECGHAYKSTRLFDEKFWDGPKLPILSVLEVYDEWIKNGTIKVDPSKNPEPATVHDPCNLVRKSGVLDANRNVMKAVCADFREMYPNRQYNYCCGAGGGALAVPEAKPMRMQKAKRKIEQIDATGAKVVAIPCHNCMDQFTDMNKEYKKGWKCTHITPLVANALVLPDWAPKKEEE; this is encoded by the coding sequence ATGTCTGAGAACGTTAATACTGAAGCAGCTGCAGCAGCTAGCCAGGAAGTTATTGATTTCTCTAAAATGGACCCCAAATTCCGGGACGAAGTAATGGAAAAACTGCAGAATATCGACTGGACCCAGTGCCTGGCCTGTGGCATGTGTACGGCCGGCTGTCCTTATTCCGATATTCACGGGAATAACGATCCCCGGAAATTCCTGCGCAAACTGGTGCTGGGTTTACGGGAAGAGGCCTTAAAGGATCCCTTCATTTGGAACTGTACAGTTTGTGAGCGCTGTACCGTTGAATGTCCTATGGGGGTTAACTTCGGTATTATTACCCGGGGCATGCGGGGACAATTTGGTATTCCCACCCCTGGTTTCATGGATAAAGTAGTTAACGAACACATTGCTTCCGGTAACCAGATGGATGTTCCCCAGGACGAATATTTTGAAACCCTGGAATGGGTGGAGGAAGAACTGCGGGAAGAACTGGGCGACCCCAACTACAAAATTAATGTGGGCAAAAAAGGTGCCGAGTTTATCTTTGGATTAAACGCCCGCGAAATTAAATACTATTCCCACGAGCTGCAAGAAATTCTTAAAGTGTTCTACTATGCCAAGGCCGACTATACCTTAGGCGAACACCGTTGGGATTGCACTAACCTGGCCCTGTTTAGCGGTAAAAACGATGACTTCTGTGAAATCCAGCGCCCCTTCTTTGAAGAAGCAGTCCGCCTCGGCGTAAAGAAGATTGTTGTTACCGAGTGTGGTCACGCCTATAAATCCACACGTTTATTTGATGAAAAATTCTGGGATGGTCCGAAACTTCCTATCCTTAGTGTACTGGAAGTTTATGATGAATGGATTAAAAACGGTACCATTAAAGTGGACCCCAGCAAGAACCCGGAACCTGCCACCGTACACGATCCCTGCAACCTGGTTCGTAAATCCGGTGTGTTAGATGCCAACCGTAATGTGATGAAGGCCGTTTGTGCTGACTTCCGGGAAATGTACCCCAACCGCCAGTATAACTATTGCTGTGGCGCCGGTGGTGGCGCACTGGCCGTTCCCGAGGCTAAACCCATGCGGATGCAAAAGGCCAAACGGAAGATTGAGCAAATTGATGCCACCGGGGCCAAAGTAGTGGCTATTCCCTGTCACAACTGCATGGACCAGTTTACTGATATGAATAAAGAATACAAAAAGGGTTGGAAATGTACGCACATTACTCCGCTGGTGGCCAATGCTCTGGTCCTGCCTGACTGGGCTCCCAAGAAAGAAGAAGAATAA
- a CDS encoding 4Fe-4S dicluster domain-containing protein, with translation PCDVKSLVLLDNVFKNDQYQDVYYLTRRANTLIVGLGCNEPAATCFCSNMACGPFAKEGSDIFLTDIGEAYVAEGISEKGQALLAKLGLGSATAEQKALANQLQAETKADGGVNIAGIAEKLGGMFEHPFWDSLHEKCLGCAACTYLCPTCHCFDIADEAADCNGCRVRNWDACMFPLFTLHGSGHNPRPNGKARWRQRLMHKFNYFVDRYNATACVGCGRCIKNCPVNLDIRQALADIRALD, from the coding sequence GCCCCTGCGACGTCAAATCCCTGGTACTATTGGACAACGTCTTTAAAAACGACCAATACCAAGACGTCTACTACCTGACCCGGCGGGCCAACACCCTGATTGTGGGTTTGGGCTGCAACGAACCGGCAGCCACCTGCTTCTGCAGCAACATGGCCTGCGGCCCGTTCGCAAAAGAAGGTAGTGATATCTTTCTGACCGACATAGGCGAAGCCTACGTAGCAGAAGGCATCAGCGAAAAAGGTCAAGCACTTTTGGCAAAACTTGGCCTGGGCAGTGCCACCGCAGAACAAAAAGCCTTAGCTAACCAACTACAAGCCGAAACAAAAGCAGACGGGGGCGTAAACATCGCAGGTATAGCCGAAAAACTGGGTGGCATGTTTGAACACCCCTTCTGGGACAGCCTGCACGAAAAATGCCTGGGCTGTGCTGCCTGCACCTACCTGTGTCCCACCTGCCACTGCTTTGACATAGCGGACGAAGCTGCAGACTGCAACGGCTGCCGGGTAAGAAACTGGGATGCCTGCATGTTCCCCTTATTTACCCTGCACGGCTCCGGGCACAACCCCAGACCAAACGGGAAAGCCCGCTGGAGACAAAGACTCATGCATAAATTCAACTACTTTGTAGACAGATACAACGCCACCGCCTGCGTTGGTTGCGGTAGGTGCATCAAAAACTGTCCTGTAAACCTGGATATCCGCCAAGCACTGGCAGACATCCGGGCGTTGGACTAG
- a CDS encoding 4Fe-4S dicluster domain-containing protein encodes MEKLTQQIRETAKKLLAEKKVDLVVGFAQGSLPLRSTPYFARTPEQAENLIWSSTCENNLANYLRKRGEKVAVIAKGCDVRAIVGLIKEGQIVKENLYIIGVPCAGMIDRKQINAAVEGKEILAAGDNGSEILLKGKDFEKTVAKQDVMFGSCKTCQYNNPVIFDELLGEKVAAREANYADIEAFEALSDEERRAFIAKEMSKCIRCYACRQACPMCYCSECFVDCNTPAWIGKSAKSIDDNALFQAVRVFHLAGRCVDCGACERACPMGIKLSLLTRKMVKDVKELFGAEAGVNLEDPPALNTFKFEDKEDFLL; translated from the coding sequence ATGGAAAAACTGACCCAACAAATAAGAGAAACCGCCAAAAAACTGCTGGCAGAAAAGAAAGTAGACCTGGTAGTAGGATTTGCCCAGGGCAGCCTGCCCCTCCGCAGCACCCCGTACTTTGCCAGAACCCCGGAACAAGCCGAAAACCTGATCTGGAGCAGCACCTGCGAAAACAACCTGGCCAACTACCTGCGTAAACGCGGAGAAAAAGTGGCCGTCATTGCCAAAGGCTGCGATGTGCGCGCCATTGTAGGCCTCATTAAAGAAGGACAAATCGTCAAAGAAAACCTCTACATCATCGGCGTACCCTGCGCAGGCATGATCGACCGGAAACAAATCAACGCGGCAGTAGAAGGCAAAGAAATCCTGGCCGCCGGCGACAACGGCAGCGAAATACTGCTGAAAGGAAAAGACTTTGAAAAGACCGTCGCCAAACAAGACGTCATGTTTGGCTCCTGCAAAACCTGCCAATACAACAACCCGGTGATCTTTGACGAACTTCTGGGCGAAAAAGTGGCGGCCAGAGAAGCAAACTACGCTGACATCGAAGCCTTTGAAGCCTTAAGCGACGAAGAAAGAAGAGCCTTCATCGCCAAAGAAATGTCCAAATGCATCCGCTGCTATGCTTGCCGGCAAGCCTGCCCCATGTGCTACTGCAGCGAATGCTTCGTAGACTGCAACACCCCGGCCTGGATTGGCAAGAGCGCCAAGAGTATAGACGACAACGCCCTGTTCCAAGCAGTACGGGTATTCCACCTGGCCGGCCGCTGCGTGGACTGTGGCGCCTGCGAACGGGCCTGCCCCATGGGCATCAAACTAAGCCTGCTAACCCGTAAGATGGTAAAAGACGTCAAAGAACTCTTTGGGGCGGAAGCCGGTGTCAACCTGGAAGACCCACCGGCCCTCAACACCTTCAAATTTGAAGACAAAGAAGACTTCTTGCTATAG
- a CDS encoding hydrogenase iron-sulfur subunit has protein sequence MGEQEPKIVAFLCNWCSYAGADLAGVGRLQYPPNVRVIRVPCSGRINPLFIIAGLRSGADAILTSGUHPGDCHYVSGNLVARRKFALLKNMLNYMGVEKDRVNFTWVSASEGARFADLMTDLTNKVKAMGPNKGLFEKKAE, from the coding sequence ATGGGCGAACAAGAACCGAAAATTGTAGCGTTTCTATGCAACTGGTGCAGCTACGCCGGTGCAGACCTGGCAGGGGTAGGCCGACTGCAATACCCCCCGAACGTCCGCGTCATAAGAGTACCCTGCTCCGGACGCATCAACCCGCTGTTCATCATTGCGGGCCTAAGATCCGGTGCAGATGCAATACTAACCTCAGGGTGACACCCTGGCGACTGCCACTATGTTAGTGGCAACCTGGTGGCCCGCCGTAAATTTGCATTATTAAAAAACATGCTGAACTACATGGGCGTAGAAAAAGACCGCGTCAACTTCACCTGGGTATCAGCCTCCGAAGGAGCCAGATTTGCCGACCTAATGACCGACCTGACCAACAAAGTAAAAGCCATGGGCCCGAACAAAGGGCTGTTTGAGAAAAAAGCGGAGTGA
- a CDS encoding FAD/NAD(P)-binding protein: MRNPYLPLPMKLVKNFTETSDKLIHTFTLEFLNEQDAENFKYEPGQFAEVMVYGKGEAPFGIASSPTEKGILKFSVAKVGVVSTALHMLEEGSIVGVRGPLGNSYPLEQLKGKSLTIIGGGFAFTTLRSTIQYILDPANRGDYGDLTVIYGARNPGLLLYKDELAAWDARSDINLVTTIDRAVEGWNGRVGFIPAVTKEVAPKTDYAIICGPPVMIKFTLPVLEECGFTPDRIIMSLENRMKCGIGMCGRCNVGSKYVCKDGPVFTKEQLDKLPNEY, encoded by the coding sequence ATGAGAAACCCTTATCTACCGCTGCCGATGAAACTGGTGAAAAACTTCACCGAGACATCAGACAAACTAATTCACACCTTCACATTAGAATTCCTAAACGAACAAGATGCCGAGAACTTCAAATATGAGCCCGGCCAATTTGCTGAAGTAATGGTCTACGGCAAAGGCGAAGCCCCCTTTGGTATTGCCTCATCCCCCACGGAAAAAGGTATTCTGAAATTCTCAGTAGCCAAAGTAGGGGTAGTATCCACTGCCCTGCACATGCTGGAAGAAGGCTCAATAGTAGGGGTGCGGGGCCCGCTGGGTAACAGCTACCCCCTGGAACAACTGAAAGGCAAGAGTCTCACCATCATCGGCGGAGGCTTTGCCTTCACCACCCTGCGCTCCACCATCCAGTACATCCTGGATCCGGCCAACCGAGGGGACTATGGAGACCTAACCGTTATCTACGGGGCCCGTAATCCCGGCCTTTTACTATACAAAGACGAACTGGCGGCCTGGGATGCCAGAAGCGACATCAACCTGGTAACCACCATTGACCGGGCGGTGGAAGGTTGGAACGGACGGGTAGGCTTTATCCCGGCAGTAACCAAAGAAGTGGCACCAAAGACCGACTATGCCATCATCTGCGGACCGCCGGTAATGATTAAATTTACCCTGCCGGTACTGGAAGAATGCGGCTTCACCCCTGACCGGATCATCATGAGCCTAGAGAACAGAATGAAGTGTGGCATTGGCATGTGCGGTCGCTGCAACGTAGGCAGCAAATATGTCTGCAAGGACGGCCCGGTGTTCACCAAGGAGCAGCTGGATAAACTGCCCAATGAGTATTAA